Within Sinorhizobium sp. RAC02, the genomic segment GCCAGCGGACTGACGGAACGTCAGGGCGCGGTGCTGGAGCGTGCGCTTGGTCTGCTCGTCGAGGGCGGCGAACGGGCGCTGACGACCGCCGGTGTGGCGCGTGCGGCGAACTGTTCGAAGGAAAGCCTCTACAAGTGGTTCGGCGATCGCGACGGGTTGATCTCGGCGATGATCACCTTTCAGGCCGGCAAGGTCCGCACGGTCGAGGTTGCCGCTGGCGCCCTGACCGCGGAGACGCTGCGCAAGCATCTTCTGGCGTTTGCGCGCGACCTGATCGACGTGCTGTCCGGCGACGTCTCGCTGGCGCTGAACCGTCTCGCCATCGGCCAGGCGAGCCGCGAGGGCGCAGGCCTCGGCCGCCTGTTGCAGGAGCGCGGTCGCCGGCAGATCGGAAAGCGCGCTGCGGCGCTGCTGGAAGCCGGTCGCAAGGCGAAGCTGCTTGCATTCGACAGTGCCGACGAGGCATACGGCACGCTCTACGGCCTGATCGTTTCCGACATGCATCTGCGGATGCTGCTTGGGGAAGATGCCGCAGCGCTGAAAAAGGAATTCTCGCCACGCGCGGAGAAGGCAGTGGATGCCTTCCTGACGCTTCACGGCGCGAAAGGGTAAGGCCGGCGGGACAAGCCGCCGGTTCAGATTAAACAGACAGCAAGGGAAGGAACCATCGATGCGCGTCTATTACGATCGTGATGCCGATCTCAACCTCATCAAGGCGAAGAATGTCGCCATCGTCGGCTATGGCTCGCAGGGCCGTGCCCACGCCCTCAACCTCAAGGATTCCGGCGCCAACGGCGTCGTGATCGCGCTCAAGGCCGGTTCGCCGACCATCAAGAAGGCCGAAGCCGATGGCTTCAAGGTCATGACGGTTGCCGAAGCCGCCAAGTGGGCCGACCTCCTGATGATGGCGACGCCGGACGAACTCCAGGCCGACATCTACAAGGCAGAAATCGCCGGCAACATCCGTGACGGCGCTGCCATCGCGTTTGCCCACGGCCTCAACGTGCATTTCGGCCTCATCGAGCCGAAGTCCTCGGTCGATGTCGTCATGATCGCGCCGAAGGGCCCGGGCCACACGGTTCGCGGCGAATACCAGAAGGGCGGCGGCGTTCCCTGCCTCGTTGCCGTTCACCAGAACGCTTCGGGCAACGCGCTTGACCTTGCGCTCTCCTACGCCTGCGGCGTTGGCGGCGGCCGTTCGGGCATCATCGAGACCAACTTCAAGGAAGAGTGCGAAACCGACCTCTTCGGCGAGCAGGTCGTTCTGTGCGGCGGTCTCGTCGAACTGATCCGCGCCGGCTTCGAAACGCTGGTCGAAGGCGGCTACGCGCCGGAAATGGCGTATTTCGAATGCCTGCACGAAGTAAAGCTGATCGTCGACCTGATCTATGAAGGCGGCATCGCCAACATGAACTACTCGATCTCCAACACGGCCGAGTGGGGCGAATACGTCACCGGCCCGCGCATCATCACTGCCGAGACCAAGGCTGAAATGAAGCGCGTCCTCGCTGACATCCAGACCGGCAAGTTCACCTCCGAGTGGATGCAGGAATGGAAGGCCGGCGGCGCACGCTTCAAGGGCATCCGCCGCAACAACGACTCGCACCAGATCGAAGAAGTCGGTGCGAAGCTGCGTGGCATGATGCCGTGGATCGGCAAGAACAAGCTGGTTGACAAGGCCGTCAACTAAGTGACGAGCCGATCCCCGTTACCCGCTGGCATGCCTGCGGCAATACGGTGATCGGCAAGAACAAGCCGGTCGATAAGGCTGGCAACTAGACGTTTCTGCATTCCGTGCAGAGCAATCGGCCGGGCGGTTTTTCGCCCGGCCTTTTATTTCAGAAAACCTGAAATAATGCAGTGCATCCTTCGGCGCCATTGCGGTGCAGCAAGTAATACGCTTGCCTGAAGCGGCAAACAGGAACAGAATACGCAAGTGTTTCGTTCAGTTGTCGGGAGGATCGTGCAATGACCACCATTGTCCAATACTTCGCCTGGTTCGATCTCTTAATCCTGGGCAGTATCGCCATGCTTGTGCTGCTCAGCCTCTACGGCGACCGCACCACCTGAGTGTGTCGGGTGCCTGAAATGGCCGCCGGAGTGCACCCGCTCCGGCGAGAATAAAGTCGCGCGAAATCTTGGGTCGTGCGCAACTTCTCTTGGTGCGAATATTTAGGTCAGCATTATTGACATAAAAACAGCGCCGTGATGAGGTACGTCCAAACAACAAGCCCGAGGAAACCCCGATGTTCAAATGGGAACAGGCCTTCGCGACGCGCGCGTCGCGGATGAAGGCGTCTGAAATCCGTGAATTGCTGAAACTGCTGGAACGGCCCGACATCATCTCGTTCGCAGGCGGCATTCCCGATCCGGCCCTGTTTCCGAAAGAAGACTTCGCCGCCGCCTATGCCGATATCCTCGCCGGCGAGGGCGCGGCCGCCGGTCTGCAGTACTCCGTCAGCGAGGGCTACAAGCCGCTGCGCGAATGGCTCGCCGGCGAAATGGCCAAGCTCGACATCGCCTGTTCGGCCGATAACGTCTTCATCGTCTCCGGCTCGCAGCAGGGCCTCGACTATCTCGGCAAGCTCTTCCTCTCGCCGAAGGATACGGCCCTCGTCACCTGGCCGACCTATCTCGGCGCCCTCCAGGCCTTCAATGCCTATGAGCCGACCTACGACCGGCTGAATCTTTCCGGCAACCGCACCCCGGATGCCTATCGCGCAACGGCGACGGAAGCCGGCGGCCGTGTCAAGTTTGCCTACCTTTCCGCCGATTTTGCCAACCCGACCGGCGAAACGGTCGACCGCGCCGGGCGCGAAAAGCTGCTCGACCTGGCGGAAGAACTGGACATCCCTGTTATCGAGGACGCCGCCTATCAGTCCCTGCGCTACGACGGCGAAGCCGTACCGCCGATCCTGGCGCTGGAAATCGCCCGCAAGGGTGATATCGACGCGGCGCGCACCATCTATTGCGGCAGCTTCTCCAAGACGCTCGCGCCGGGGCTGCGCGTTGGCTACATCGTCGCGGCAGCTCCCGTCATCCGCAAGCTGGTGTTGATGAAGCAGGCGGCGGACCTGCATTCCTCGACCATCAACCAGATGGTCATCGCCCACGTTGCCGAACGCGGCTTCGATGCACAGGTCGCAAAGATCCGTGCCGCCTACAGCGCCCGCCGCAACGCCATGCTGGCGGCGCTCCAGAAGTACATGCCGGATGGTGTTACCTGGACCAAACCGGAAGGCGGCATGTTCGTCTGGGTCACGCTGCCGGCCGGCATGGACGGCGCGACGCTGCTTGCCCGCTCCATCGAAACGGAAAAGGTCGCCTTCGTGCCCGGCCAGGCCTTCCACGCGGATGGCAGCGGCGCCAACACGTTGCGCCTCAGCTTCTCCTGCGCCGACGCCGCGACGATCGAGGAGGGTATCTCCCGCCTTGGCCGGCTGCTCTCCAACGAGCGCCTCGCTGCCTGATCGGCGATGTAGGTAGCCTCTAACCTTCTCCCCGCAAGCGGGGAGAAGGTGGCCTGCCCAACGAAGTGGGAGAAGGTGGCGGAAGCCGGATGAGGGGCCAATTCGCCTAGTCAGCGAGACACGAGCGTGCCGCTTCGAACACCAGATCCGGCAGAACCTCAAACGTATAGGGCGCATGCACGCGCTCCCATTTCTGGTGATAGTCACGCCCCCACGGGCCGATGTTGACCGTCGGGAAGGAGAGCAATCCTTGCCTTGCATCGTCGGTGAAGGCCGCTGACGGCGTGTTGGTGGCGAGCAGGCCGATTTCGCCGGCGTCCGGCCGGTGGCCGAAGAAGCTCATGTCGGAAATACCGGCAAAAATCTGCTTGAACTTGATCGACGTGCCATGCCGCGTCGCGACGTTCTCCATGACCGCCTGAAGCCGGTCACGCATGGTGCGCCCCGTGTCGCCTGCGCGTTCCAGATGCACCAGCGGATAATGCAGGCTGCCGAAGCCGATGATGACGGCCGGGCCTTCGATGCCTGCTTCGGTCGCCGCGGCCGCGACGATCTCGCGGCTCACCTTCAAGGGATCGGTGCCGCCGGAGAGGGACCGGTCGAGCGCCGAAAGACGATCGAGCGCGTCGCCACCGCGTGTCTTCAACCGCTCTAGAAGCTCGGCATAGGTCAGCACGCTGCCTTCCGTCTTTCCTGCCGGGCGACCCCGGTAGCGCGCCTGATGCGCGTCCTGTGTTTCGAGTGCTGTGTTCAACGCACCGGTCACCAGCGTGCGGAAGTCACTGAAAATCTCGGCGGCGCTGCGGCGGTGTGTCAGCCAGTTGAAGGAGAGCCAGACGCGATCCGGCGTCGTTACGTCGTAGCCATCGCGGATGTCGCGGGCTTCCAGGCACACCGGCGGCGGAGAGCGCTCGCCGAACGCCTCGTCGCTGAGTTCCGGCATGGTGTCCATGGCACGGATGATCTCGGCGCTGATACGGTGGGCGCTCGTGCCATTGAACGGATAGCCGGCATGGGTCGGGCGGCCGATGACGAAGGCGAAGGGGGCGAACTTGCCGATGGAGCCGAGATAGACCGCGCGGCCTTCCTCGCCATCGCGCTCGCAGCTCGACGCATCGAGATTGATGCCGGCGACGATGTCGAGATCGAAACGACGCGCGATCTCCGGCAGCGCATTGCGCAGGCTGCGCATGCCGCGCGAGCGGTTTTCCTCGTCAGGGGTTGCGACGAACAGGATGTTCCCCTCCGGTGTCTCCAGCCCGGCGAAACGCTCCAGCACCGCGATGCCGGCGGCAAGGCCGCTCTTCATGTCGAGCAGACCGCGCCCGGCGATGAAATCGCCACTCTCGAAATCCTTGAGGGCCTTCGTCTCCGCGCCGTTCAGCGGGCGGCTGCGGAGTTCCTTCATAAGGGCTTCCGTCAACGGTTCCGGATCGCAGGCGAGCGGCGCAAGCGTGCCGTAATTGGCAATGGAGACGGTGTCGAAATGGCCGGCCAGCACCACTGTGCGCCGCCCGCTGCCGCGCACCAGAGCCACGACGTTCTGCGTCATCGGCTCGCCGTGGCTGTCCACGGTAAAAAGCTGCTGGGGGTGGCGCTGGAAATAGGGTGTTTCCGCGAGATGCGCCCGCAGCTTTTCGGAGAAGCTGGCTTCGTCCGGTGAACCGGTCACGCTCGGCCAGCGGGTCATCAGCAGCGAGAGGTTTTTGGCGCGTGAGGCTGCAGTGTGGAGCGTGGTTTCATCGGTCATGGGGATCGGCCTGTCGGAAGCAGTTGCGTCGAGATTGCTGCTAGGCTAGCCAAGGAGAACGGCAAGCGAAATGGCAATATTTTGAGAAAATCGCTATCTGAATTGCCGTTTCGTCATCCCGAACTG encodes:
- a CDS encoding TetR/AcrR family transcriptional regulator C-terminal domain-containing protein, whose protein sequence is MQIAEQSRAGAAASGLTERQGAVLERALGLLVEGGERALTTAGVARAANCSKESLYKWFGDRDGLISAMITFQAGKVRTVEVAAGALTAETLRKHLLAFARDLIDVLSGDVSLALNRLAIGQASREGAGLGRLLQERGRRQIGKRAAALLEAGRKAKLLAFDSADEAYGTLYGLIVSDMHLRMLLGEDAAALKKEFSPRAEKAVDAFLTLHGAKG
- the ilvC gene encoding ketol-acid reductoisomerase, whose amino-acid sequence is MRVYYDRDADLNLIKAKNVAIVGYGSQGRAHALNLKDSGANGVVIALKAGSPTIKKAEADGFKVMTVAEAAKWADLLMMATPDELQADIYKAEIAGNIRDGAAIAFAHGLNVHFGLIEPKSSVDVVMIAPKGPGHTVRGEYQKGGGVPCLVAVHQNASGNALDLALSYACGVGGGRSGIIETNFKEECETDLFGEQVVLCGGLVELIRAGFETLVEGGYAPEMAYFECLHEVKLIVDLIYEGGIANMNYSISNTAEWGEYVTGPRIITAETKAEMKRVLADIQTGKFTSEWMQEWKAGGARFKGIRRNNDSHQIEEVGAKLRGMMPWIGKNKLVDKAVN
- a CDS encoding PLP-dependent aminotransferase family protein — protein: MFKWEQAFATRASRMKASEIRELLKLLERPDIISFAGGIPDPALFPKEDFAAAYADILAGEGAAAGLQYSVSEGYKPLREWLAGEMAKLDIACSADNVFIVSGSQQGLDYLGKLFLSPKDTALVTWPTYLGALQAFNAYEPTYDRLNLSGNRTPDAYRATATEAGGRVKFAYLSADFANPTGETVDRAGREKLLDLAEELDIPVIEDAAYQSLRYDGEAVPPILALEIARKGDIDAARTIYCGSFSKTLAPGLRVGYIVAAAPVIRKLVLMKQAADLHSSTINQMVIAHVAERGFDAQVAKIRAAYSARRNAMLAALQKYMPDGVTWTKPEGGMFVWVTLPAGMDGATLLARSIETEKVAFVPGQAFHADGSGANTLRLSFSCADAATIEEGISRLGRLLSNERLAA
- a CDS encoding M20/M25/M40 family metallo-hydrolase, which produces MTDETTLHTAASRAKNLSLLMTRWPSVTGSPDEASFSEKLRAHLAETPYFQRHPQQLFTVDSHGEPMTQNVVALVRGSGRRTVVLAGHFDTVSIANYGTLAPLACDPEPLTEALMKELRSRPLNGAETKALKDFESGDFIAGRGLLDMKSGLAAGIAVLERFAGLETPEGNILFVATPDEENRSRGMRSLRNALPEIARRFDLDIVAGINLDASSCERDGEEGRAVYLGSIGKFAPFAFVIGRPTHAGYPFNGTSAHRISAEIIRAMDTMPELSDEAFGERSPPPVCLEARDIRDGYDVTTPDRVWLSFNWLTHRRSAAEIFSDFRTLVTGALNTALETQDAHQARYRGRPAGKTEGSVLTYAELLERLKTRGGDALDRLSALDRSLSGGTDPLKVSREIVAAAATEAGIEGPAVIIGFGSLHYPLVHLERAGDTGRTMRDRLQAVMENVATRHGTSIKFKQIFAGISDMSFFGHRPDAGEIGLLATNTPSAAFTDDARQGLLSFPTVNIGPWGRDYHQKWERVHAPYTFEVLPDLVFEAARSCLAD